The genome window TAAACcccaaaacaaatatatatatatatatatatatatatatatatatatatatatatatatatatatatatatatatatatataatctgaaaGGAAAACTTCTTCTTAAATCTATAAGAAATGAAACAGTGAATCCTCCCGGGATGCTATGAGACCATCGCATGAGTGTGTTGCAATGTAGTAGTGGTAAAATGAGAAGATTCTTGTCAAGGCTTCTCCACATTAATAAAAGTATGACTCAAATGTGCTGCCTGTATAGaacacagcaaaaacaaaagctggaAACACACTTCCAGGGGTTGTCTATGATTATCCCCAGGGGCCTCAAGGGTCAGGGCCCACTATCTGGTCCCACCAGGAAGCCAGCCTGGCTGAACCACCAGAATACCACACCACCAcaacaccacaccaccacacctccacacctccacaccacaccacaccacaccaccacaccaccacacctccATACCACCACACCTCCACACCtccacaccaccacaccaagaACAGGAGAGTGGCTCCCAGCTGTCTTCTGGATAAAGCCTGAGAGCAGGCCCTGGCAGCACAGGCTAGGGAGAGCTGGTGGACTGATCAACTCGGCTACttggcccagatccagggcttcaGCCCACCCCCatatctaccccatctatgaactgccaGAGCATGCGAAGGGGCCGGTCCTACAGATCCAGAGCTGAAGTATCTCATGACATAAGGcgacaacaggatatctgagagaagTCAGGTAAGGATCTAGTATGGGTAGTGTAGCAGAAACCggaggcctcgaaccagaccgACGACTCACAGCAATGAGCATTTGTAATAAAGCTGTGTGGACCAAAGAGCGCACTGTGtggcacactgtgacacactacagctttcacAGCGAGATTtcgttttctgttttgttttggtggagggggggggatgcaggggcagagggcagatacaaGGAGATGGGGACTGAGTGGGGTTAGGATGCACGGtctgaaattcacaaagagtcaataaaaagcaaaattaattaattaattaattaaaaataacaactggaaaagggagacagagggggagaaaAACAGTAGCAGATGCTCGTGGGCTGCAGTGAGAGCAAAGCTCCCCTAAAATGATGATGCACCCCACTCGGAAGAGAGATGGAGACCGAGATGCCCATCCTGTTATTCTTTAAGCATCTTCCACTTGTCTTTTCCAATTCCTGCACATACAGCCAGAGCATGAacaagagagggaaggtgggCTCAGCATCACAGGACCCCTACAGGCACAACTGGTACTTTCTCACTGACACATCATACTgtgtggaaaaataataaaacagtaaagTGCTCTCATAAACCAAATATGGAAAAGTACACGGTGAACAAGAGCTCACATGTCAAGAGCACTGTAACCTTTACAAGATAGAAGAGTTAATACCACGAGACAGTACACGTGCCGTCTATTATAATTACACAACAGGACCCACGTGAAGGAGAATTCCAATACCCTTACAAAAGCATCAAAAGCTAACTATCAgacatgaaaagggagaaattCTGTAGGCCAAGGtaaaattgataataataattgAAACTTCAAAAGTCATCTCCATAGCCCTCGTGCCACGCTATCAGATTCTCCTTTCAAGTGGTCCATTACACGCGGTACACAAGCGACCCTCCTGGCAATTAGAATGCACTCAAGAGGAAGGTCCCACAGAGGATGCACGGGAGTGTCCAGAGGCAGCAcctcacacacatctcacacaacTGCCAGGCAGCCGCAGGGGTTCAAACTCTCCTTACCTAAATGAATGTGAGAAAGCTTGCAATCTGTAAGAAGCCAGAGGAAGCgttaaaacagaaaggaagttcTGCGGGGGATCTATCGCAATTAAATAACCTGCTTTCCTAAGGGTCATGATTTACATAGCCTCTAGAACACTACAGATTCCGTCAACATTAAAAGAAGTCAGGGCTCCTGGCAGGTGCCCCCCACTCAGAAAATGTGTCCTAATGACATTAAGCTTAGAACAAATGTAGCTCTCAAATATAATGCATGAGGAAATGGATTTTAATACACAGTATAATATACCGATGCAACAAACCCACTCAACTAACAAATTCTGGTTGTAAAACCTATTTTTCTCCACAAATAAAGCACACAGACTCATGCAATCTAGgcacagaaaaagacaaacagaaagtgTGCACACTAACGCAGGCACAGCCGATGTAAGCATGTTGACTACGTTCCACGCTATTTAACCACAGGGGTAGATGGAGGCACAAAAGCACCATGAAGTGGTTTTaccaaaatgacaagaaaaactCGGCAAACTAAtctcaaatacaaacacacaatttaaagaaagaaactcaaaataaGACCCGCGACTGAGTGCGAACGTGGGCAAAGCATCTGGGCTCGTCACATGAGCACCTTGGAGCCACACCATGACACATGAATGTCACACACAGACAGTGAAGCCCAAGCGTGCACTCCCATGCTCTCGTAGTCATCCCCCAAAAGGCACCTGGCTCTGCCCACAACCACGCATTTGCAACACCACAGATGTACTTGTAGCAGGATCAAGGACTGAGATGCAAGTTTGCAACCAGAATTTTTCAGCAGCCCTTAAAGGGACTCACAAGATGTTCATTTGGGAGGTTAGGATACTAGGCCTTGAAGAATTCAGGCAAGCACTCAGGCCTTGGTTTGAAGGggttccctccccctctctagCAGAGGAGAACCCAGCAGCACCCAGACCCAGAGGCAAGGAAGGACCGACAGCAACCAGGCCTCAGCGAGGAAGGGAAAGGCACACATACTTCACGTCTTCCAGCTTTTTGGTGATGACTGAGCCAACCGATGAAAATGCAGCGGAAGCCTTCTGCCCAGCTTGCGACAGAGTCTCAGatgtcttcttgtatctgtagtCAATTATGAATGAAGAACAGGGGGGAGAAATGTCAGCTAGGCTTTTCCGTAAACTCTTTCTGCTACAGTGGTCATCACCCGTGGAAGAACTCAAGAACTAAACAGTTTTAAGAACTTCTAACGTTCTCCATAACCATCAGGCAACAGTCCTGCCATCAAGTTCTTCTGGTGCCCTGGAGAGCGGCAGGAAAGGAATGAACTGGGCAGTTAGGGTGGGGCTGGCAAAACTCaagtgtcccctccccccaaaagaaaagcaGCACACATACTAAAAAGACTCTAAGACctgggcctgagcaagcaggTCAGGCAACAAAGGGCTCGCCTTCCCAGCCCAAGGGCCTGAGTCTGAGCTCCCAGAACGCATGTCAGAAAAGCTGGGCCTGGTAGTTCTGGCCTATAATCCAAGTGTtgggagagacagacaaaagGGTCCcaggttcactggccagccacttgatgagttccaggctagagagagaccctgccttataaaataaagagcaagccaaagaaacaaaactacagATGGCAGTCACTTGGAACTGCTGGACACTCTCAGCAGAGTAGAAACATAATATGGGCCCCTCCCTGTACTGATACTGACAGAACCGATAGTTCTAAGACCACCAGTGGATGCCAACAGTCACAGCTCACACTGACCCCAGTCAACTCCGTGTCCTCTCTTACATGACCACTAAGTGACTACGGGCCAGGTGACACGGTGGTTTGACTAGGAACCGCCCTCCTCCGGCTCATGTGTTTAATTAAATGCCTTgctatagggagtggcactattaggaggaagTAGGGTCGGGCTTCAAGGTCTTAGATGCTCAAACTAGGCCTAGGATCATTttcacttctgctgcctgtggatcaagatgaagaactttccgctccttctccagtaccatgcctgcctgcacactccAATGATTCTCACCATGAtggcaatggactgaacctctgaaactgtaagccagccctgattaaatgttgtcctttctaagagttgctgtggtcacggtgtctctctTCACCGCGATGGAACCCTTACTAACACAGGTGGGACATACACCGTGGACACACTAGGAAGGACACACTGGGAAGGAGATGAATGTGTCCCAAGCTGTACACAAGATGTCAGGAGGTTTCGGCATGGTTACACGAAACAGCATGGAATTTAAAACGTACTCATTTTATGTctaaaattttccatttaatattttctggCCATGTGGAACTAAAacctcagaaagaagaaagaaggaggaagaggagaaggaagaggaaggagaagacaacaacacagaaagggaaaacaaCTACCCAACATTTTTCAAACTTGAAAACAGCTCCCTCAACCTGTACATGAGATTCTATTCCTTAGAATGTTCTGGAAAACCAAAATTAGAAGAGAGTCAGGTGCTTtgaaagaactggaaagaaaaggctgtgtgatccagagagaaagcacagaaacaccctcttcctctccccaaagACAGGAAGACAACAGCCCTTTACGCTGTCTGGAAAGGGGACAGTCCAGGGAACATACGCATTGGTTGCCGTCACGTCTTGCCACCCTTTGGCAATATTCTGCTTGAATTCCTGAAGCGAGGTGATCCCAAGCTTCCGCTTGATCTCAGCGAGATGCTTCTCCTTTGCAGCCAACACTTGGGACAGAGTCTGGATTTCTTCTTCCACCTACAGGGAACAGGGTTGAGGAGGAAACACAGTGAGAGCTGTCCTGTAAATTATTAAGAACATCAAAGCAAGCCATGTACTGATGCTATTGTCGCCTCTGGAGACGGTATGTTTGTTCATTTGAGGTAAAGAGTCCCACCATGCGTCTTTGGCTagctggaactctctatgtagaccaggttggcctcaaattcacaaagatccacctgcccctgcccctgcccctgcagtcctaggattaaagttgtgtaccaccacacaTGACTACacttaattttttcattaatttagcTGTCTCTTTATAAACAAAGTTGTTTAGTAAGCGGAGCAAATAAGGCTGTCTCCAGCCGAGCTACTCTGCATGTCCCTGGTTGTCCTGCTGTTACGTCAGGAGCTTCAGCACAGAAGAAAATGCTTGAGTCACCTGAGCACCACTGTGCTGACCGCTTTCCTGGCAGCTGCTCCTACTGGACTGTCCACAGAAGCTGCCGCTTATATACTACATCGAGCAATCTGTCACCCACCAAGACATAGCAACCAATCTTCTCTCATAGTAGATCTGCCAAATCCGCAGTCACATGAACTAAGCAGCATCCACTAGAGCCTTGCACCATGTGAGTCCCCACCCTAGAACAGACAACCCACAGCTAGGGGTTAGCAATGAGATGAGATGATATGGAAGGGTTAGCCTGGTAGGAAAGGGGAGCTGGACTTAGCAGACTACCTCtcttggagcctttgaaaggacAAGATAACCAAGGGAGAAGCTGAAACGATGTGGAGGCAGAAGCACTGAGTGTGAGTGAGATCGTGAGACTTAACAcccaaaggagaagagaaggctgCACCAGAAAGGCGGTGTCACAGCGTGAGACAGACACACCATGTGGAAACAGAACATTGAAAAGAGGGATCCcagccgggcgttggtggcgcacgcctttaatcccagcacttgggaggcagaggcaggcggatttctgagttcgaggtcagcctgaactacaaagtgaattccaggacagccagggctacacagagaaaccctgtgaaagaaagaaagaaagaaagaaagaaagaaagaaagagagagagagagagagagagagagagagagagagagagagagagagagaaaggatccTGAGGCCTATTCATCAAGACCCCTGTACAAGCTCGTCCGAGGCTTGCTGCACAGCGTCAGCCTCAGCCCCGTGTGACCTGCAGCNNNNNNNNNNNNNNNNNNNNNNNNNNNNNNNNNNNNNNNNNNNNNNNNNNNNNNNNNNNNNNNNNNNNNNNNNNNNNNNNNNNNNNNNNNNNNNNNNNNNNNNNNNNNNNNNNNNNNNNNNNNNNNNNNNNNNNNNNNNNNNNNNNNNNNNNNNNNNNNNNNNNNNNNNNNNNNNNNNNNNNNNNNNNNNNNNNNNNNNNNNNNNNNNNNNNNNNNNNNNNNNNNNNNNNNNNNNNNNNNNNNNNNNNNNNNNNNgagggagggagggagggagggagggagggagggagggaggataaatATGAGAAGTATGTCAGCACAGCACTGAGACTGCACTAATAGGCAAGTGAGTACAAAATAAAGGCATGATTCTCTGTGCTCAATCTTAGACATGACTATAGGTTGCTCAGATATATACTGAAGAGTAGACCATGAGAAGGAAAGGGCAAGAGAGTAAGAACAAATATAGTCCAAAATCAGGAAGTGGTCAGATTCACTCAGACAGTAACATCCATGGGGAGCCAGAGCCTCGCCCAGTTTCAGACTCACCTCAGCCTTTCCCATCAAGGCTCGCACAGTGTCGTGCGCCCCTGGCTTTTGTTGGTTAGCATGTGCTGCTGCTACAGCATACCTGGCAGCTTTAATCTCTTCTTCCAATAGGGTGGGCAAGGGAAGGGCACAGACTTGAGTGTAGGTGAATGTAAGTGGTGTAAAGAAACATGTGTGAGAAAGTTGGCTGTGGGGGTTCAGCAAGGGAGAGTGTGGTGCTGAGCACCAAGGATAAACACACTGCAAGGGGACAGAAGTCAGAGtcagaaataaaatgcttttgaCAAATTCGTCAAGAGACCTTAGTGGAGTAAAAACCAGGATTTTTGTCCCAGCAAATACAACTCAGATAACTGGTTTCCATATGCAAAAGAATaaaggtgtacacacacacacacacacacacacacacacacacctcaagttGCTCAGGAAGCTGTATATAATTGCTAACCTGTATGACCCTAAGATTAAAACATGGAGTCAAATCTTCAAAACCTTAGTTAggctttgtttgttgttgttgttgttgttgttgttgttgttgtttttaagatataACACCTACAGTTCAAGCAACCAGGGGGAGAAAGCAGAGCTTATCAAGATTAAAAACCAAAGTTTGGCAAAGAGTATCAGGAGGTTGAAGTCTTCAAGCCAAGCTGGGCTGCAGGACACAGTATCTCAAACCCACCCTACCTCCAAAAATGTAGCAACTACTGCACTTGACAGTGAGataaaaagaaaccaacagaATAAATATCTTCAAAGCTTGTGTTAAATGCATCTTGTATCCAGAACACATGAAGAAATTTACAACTCCATCAAAAAGAGGCAAATGATGGGATTTTTAAATGGGCCAAGGAATTGGACAGTGCtcacaagaaaatataaaaatgacaagaGACAAACGGAAGGGTGATGAGCATCATCCATTAGTGACAGGAAACATGTCAATGGAAAAGCCTCCCACTTTAGGAACGCTATAAAAAAATGTCCAATAATGGAACATCATTCCGCTGTAAGAAATATTGCTCTACACCacaaggaaggaggaaataagGGCTCATCACAGTAAGTCAAAGAAATCATCAAAAGGATGGCCTTACGTAAGCAGTTTCCTCCTACATTAAAACCTTGGAGGGAAACTCCTTAAAATACTGGATGTTAAAGGGGAAGGTGGAATAACAGGATGCTCTAAGGAAGGGTGAACTTTTCCATCTTACTGGGAAGCCCTGAAATGCAGGAACAACTCAagacagcttcaggaagtccctgaaactgacctgATTCACTAGGTCCCTCTCTCCCCAAGCACATAGAAGCAGTAAAGACTACTGTGAGTTGCCCAGAGCAGCCAAGTCTGATGCTGCCAAGAGCCATCTCTGGGTCCACGATCATATGGAGCCCAGTCTGTGTTAATGTCTGTGGCCCATGTTCCCTCCAAAGGCCAGGTGGAGGCCATGGCTTTTGCTGTAGCCTAAAACCATGCTGATGTCTGTGATCCCAGTTGCATCGCAGGACcttgtctgggtccatggcccaACTGCAACCGAGAGTCCTATTCCTGGCCTGCGCCGATGCCAGAGACCAAGCAGAAGCCCAAGACCCATGCTTCCGcagaatacagagaaaataagCTACTTAGTGACATCAGTGACTGCAGATATACAGTTAAGAAAGAAGGACATGGAAGACTTGACAACCCCAACCCCTCACAAAAACAGGAACAGCCTAAACAGGAcgccattgaagagaactctttttattttttttaagatttatttattttatgtatgtgagtacactgtagctgtcttcagacacaccagaagagggcatcagatcccattacagatggttgtgaaccaccatatcgttgctgggaattgaactcagtcagtggaagagcagtcagttcccttaactgctgagccatctctccagcccccaaacagaACTCTTAAAAGCTGTGACAGTCTGCTGAAGTGTCACTTTCCACAACAGATGGCTTCcggcagggatgggggaggggaaggagtttGACCATGTTCTGGCAAGTATGCAGATAACACaacatggcctttttttttttttcttcaagggaGGTCACAAGGGCAGGGGCGGGGTTGAACAGGGAGGGATTGGGAGGCAAACGTGATAGGGGTGTAAGATGTGAAATCccagaagaaacaataaaaatattatgttgggggGAAAAAGTTAAACGTGGGctttgccaccaaacctgaatagcatctcacacacacacacaaatataagacAGTATTGTAGATATATACAATGGACTACTAGCACCCACAAAAAGTGAACTGGTTCCTGGCAGATGATCCAACAGGAATGAGCCCTAAAAGCATACTACTACGTTCACTGATGAAAAAAGTCAAAATACCAAGGCCATGCATTGTATGTGAACTATTCAGACAACAGTTAAACTCATAAGGCAGCtgagagaggggagtgggagcGGTCCTCAGCAAGTACAGGGCTCCTGGGCACTGGAGAAGGATGCTCAGAACTGAATGACAGCAGCAGGGTACTGACTGCACTGTGAGACAGACCATTCTAAGATGTTacagaaggaagccaggaaaggaggGAGCTGAAATGTGTCCAGAAGTCGGGctgaagcaaagaagaaaggaaagcggGGAGGAAGCTAGCCAAGATCCATAAGGCAAGCAAAGGCGTGGACAAGGCCACTGAACCCATGCGCAGGGGCCAGACAGCGCagctctccccactttctcctacCTGTCCCACTCCCATGCTCACCTCACCCACACATTCTGCCATATGAAAGCCATCTAGGATCACTTTGTCTCCTCTGTCCTTTGAGACTCTGGGCTGTGCAAGCTTTCTTTCACCTTGAGCCTTTTACCATAAGGTGCTCTGCAAACCCACAAGGCAAAGCACAAGGTCCACAGGCTCCGTCCCTCACCTTTGTAAGCTCCCGCCTCagctcctcttgctcctcctccgtCAACGTCTCTGGAGCACTGAGCATTGTGACAGCATCCTCTCCTTCCTCGGCCACTGGCTCTGTCTTCAGCAGACCTTAGGgtcaaggagaaaataaagagaatcaTGTCAAGTGTGAATGCTAAACTAAACTCTGTAGCTGCCCCACTGTCCCAACCAGAACAGCCACTGAGGTTGTACCcgtcctctttctttctgttatgtATGCTCAAGTGAGATCAgggaaagataaaaggaaaaaccaGGGATAACCAATAAAAGCCACCAACATAGCACGCTAACAAATGAACTAAAAaatttcccttccctctgcttccactCATACTTCAGTCTCAGGATAATTACAGCCGAGCCGAAGAATGGGGTCCCACCATGATCCACCTCTATACTACATTcaacacatgcctataattccagcactcagacagACACGGGACAGTCActagtcaaggccagcctgggtgacggGAGATCATGCCTCAACAACACAGAACCTCTAAAACACTGCACAGATAAATCAGCAGAGAGTAGATGAAGGGCTTTCAGTCCTGCACACTGGCCCATACAGAAGACCTGCACTCATTGCTCCCAGTGCAGACATCAGATGCCCTAATGAAAGCTggttctgcttctgctgcttcctgcGTGGTAGCTAACGTAGGAGTCGTGGCTTTTATTAAAACTGCACCTCCCCAGGATACCATGGGGGAAGGACAACACATGCCTGCAATCGCAGGGCCCAGTAGAgtttgagttccaagccagcctggaactcaaactcagtgaggccctgtcttaagGATGaacatctctatctctatatagaGACATGACCAACGACAGCATGGAGATTTCCAGACCCACTGTATTCATTCCCTGAACAGAGCCCCCGCGGAAGACCACATCACTAGACAGAGTGGCCAGCACAGCCCCTGTCTTCagaccccgccccccaccccgccctgctaACACATCAGGTAGAAAACCTAAAGAAGCCACCAAGCCGCTCAATTCTATTTTACTAAGGTTTGAATGCCAGATATCCTACATGAGGTTTATTGCTTTTATGTCTGGACCTTTGGCCCCTACCTGATGGCTCTGTTTCTGATAGATCATAGAGCTTTTACAAGGTAGAGCCTCAACAAAGGAAGTGTCAGGAGTGGGGCGCTTGGGGGTTCATAGcctggcctgcctctgtcttcttagcttcctgactacagatgcagTTAAGACCCGCCACCCTGTGCTAGCACCAAGTCCATTGCGTCACCTCTCAACTTCTGGCCTGAAGTATAACCTTCTCTTCTCAAGCTGCTTTTCTTGGGCAGTTATCACCAGCAACAAGAAAATAAGTACATATTttagtcaaattttaaaaatcaaagtgaatTCAAAGAATCCATTTCTTagtctcaatatgtagctctgactgttctggaactcactactacgtagaccaggctggcctcaaactcacaaagacagccccacccccaccgtgctgggattaaaggcctgtgccaacaGCGCGTACAGCCCAACAGGTCAGACTTTAAACAGAAAGCATCAATCCTGCTGACGTCTCTGTCCCTTGCCTCGGGCACCAAAGTGGCTCTGTGTGGGCGATTAACTTCTCCATGCTGTTATCATAGATCTTGTTGGCATTGATTTTGACTTTTTCAAAATGTTGTATTGACACATGATTTGATTACTGAATTTCTGGCGCCTTCTTAAACTTTACCCCAGTGACTCACCCTAGCCCGTCTACCCATCCATTCTCAGCATTCCCAGGTCACAGATTTTACTACCAGAGGAGGTCCTTCTCTGCCTGTAAGTTCTTCAGCCCATCACACTTGTGTGGCTGACTCGGTGCCCGCCCAGCAGACGAAGGACAAGACGCTTGGTGGGCAAAGGAGACACTGCCAGACAGGCAGCCGGCACCGCAGTACCTGCGGGAGAATACACGAAGCAACAAGAGCCACATGCAGTGTGCACATTCCAGACGCACTTGACATGGGCTTTATTGTGTACTAACTCTTAAAGGCAATTAATAATTATCATAACCACTAACATGACAGTACCAAAACAGTGGCCCACGCACAAGATGTGAAAGAATTACTAATGGAGCAAAAGTAATACAAATAAGTCTGTTCACACTGCACCAACAAGCAGAATTCAGGGTTTTCAGAAGCAGAGACAACGCCTGCAGAGGCAGTCAAGGGGTAGGGAAGCTCAGTGAGTAGGCTTCTGTGCACTAAAGAGAACCTAAGAGCACAGGCATGTGGCAGGGGAGTCCCCACATGGAGGCCTGGGACAACCACGAGGGAAGCTTAAAGGTGAaaagcctggattgccttggagagCCTGAGCCGTGCGGTACCGGTCAAGGAGAGCTGCACACAGCCTGTGaagccagcccaagagagagaggCGCGCTGCAGTCAGCAAGGCTGGAGGAAAGAGCCAGCATTGTGGGATTTAGAATTTGCTCCTCCTCTGGGTTTTGGCCTGGCTTTGGTCCAGTGTTTCTTCACCATActctgtcccaccccaccccaccccacccccaggatggTAATATATATTCAGTCCCCTATGCTCAAAGTACGTGACCTGCggcttgattttaattttaccGGGGTTAAAGAGTTGGACTCTTAAGCCGTTAGACTGtgaaagactatggggacttttgaagttggactgaatgcattttccattatgctatggctacacgcctgtggggggagggagtgggaggtggctgctggagtgggcgtggcccccataggctcctatgtttgaatgcttggccccacgtttgtggaactgtttgggaaggatcagttAGTATGGCCTAgtggagggggtgtgtcactgggggtgacaCTGGGGGTGAGCTTTCAGGCTTCGGAAGCCCCTTCTGGGCCAGTGTCTGTGCTGGCTGACGCCAGCTGCTGCTGGCTGCCTACAGATGATACAGATGTGCATGTTAAAGCTCTGTGACTGCTCTAGCATCAGTTCTGTCTGCTTCTGGAcatgaacctgtaagcaagcgcCCAATTAAACGcttccttttaagagttgccttagccATAATGTGTGACATATgctcacagcaataggacagcATCTAAGATGTCCTAGAGTCCCCACAAGGACTGAGCAAGTACTATCTGCACAGCAGAACTCTGATCTCTAGTTTTAAATCCTTCAGCACTTCCTTGTTTTAGAAACTCAGTCCAGCCCATAGGTGAGCATCCAGCCATGGATGGCAGCTCCTGCCTTTTGCCCTGCCACCCAGACTCCAACACCAGCCAGATCAGTGTGAGTCAGGCTGTATCACACTATGTCTGGAGCAGAGCCTGTGGGTGCTCCCGGCTCATCCTCCATCTGCGATGGCCTCACGGACGCAGCGAGGGACTGCAGATGCAAACCACCAAGCATGGGAGCCACCGCAGTCAGCGACGCAGCAGTCAGCGACGCAGCAGTCAGCGATGCAGAGCTAAAGTCACGTGGCTTGGTCCTAGTGAGGGGCTCCAGACTAGGTTCTGGATGACAACAGGACTCAAATCAAAGAGGAGCAATAGAATCCAAGCACTAAACTCTGCCTTCTGTAACAAAAGCTCTTCCAAGCTTTTAAACAAACATAATTGTACTTGTCTAAACAGGCAAGGAAACCAATGCAGTATCAAATTGCTAACGCACAAGGATCTTCAACTCCAAAAACAATCTGTGAGGGGGCTGACAAAGGAATGCTTAATCCGAAAAACCCAATTTTTCAGGATTTTAGGTTCTGGATTTTTGAATCAGGCTTTTTCAATCAGTAAAATCCACACACAAATATTCCctaatcagaaaaatgaaaaaaaattaaaaatctgaaataCTTGTAGCCCAAAATTTCAGACAAGGAATATTGAAATAGTTCGTTAAGCCATCAAGAAAGATAATGTCATACTTGGCTTCAGGACAACCAAGATGACCTGACCTAGTAGTCAGCCACCTTTTCTCAAGTTAACCTGCAGGGGGCAGCAAATCACTGACATTAAACTTTAAAAGAGCAGGTTGTTAAAATCCTCAACTGGGGCAGAAAAATGTAGACACAGAAGAACCAAATAGGAGATGCTCAAATCCCAAGCGAACTATGCAGCCATCTCTTATCTCTTAGAGAAAGTACTAACCGCAGCTGGTCCACCAGGAGCTAAGGGGTCCAAACACAGTCATTTACACCGCACTTCAGTGACTGTATGGGGATTTCTATCACCACTTAGACATAAGGAAAGAGACTTGCAGAGGCTGTGCGGCCACCAGACTCACACACCAGCACAGGAGGCCCTCCAAGTCACTGACCTACCT of Mus pahari chromosome 4, PAHARI_EIJ_v1.1, whole genome shotgun sequence contains these proteins:
- the Tpd52 gene encoding tumor protein D52 isoform X2; this encodes MPGVRTVSLRAAGRESRLELWRGSESVSEDFYLKTATSSGVTSVQGCSEKGLLKTEPVAEEGEDAVTMLSAPETLTEEEQEELRRELTKVEEEIQTLSQVLAAKEKHLAEIKRKLGITSLQEFKQNIAKGWQDVTATNAYKKTSETLSQAGQKASAAFSSVGSVITKKLEDVNIRSIQHSISMPAMRNSPTFKSFEEKVENLKSKVGGAKPAGGDFGEVLNSTANATSTMTTEPPPEQTTESP
- the Tpd52 gene encoding tumor protein D52 isoform X1; translation: MPGVRTVSLRAAGRESRLELWRGSESVSEDFYLKTATSSGVTSVQGCSEKGLLKTEPVAEEGEDAVTMLSAPETLTEEEQEELRRELTKVEEEIQTLSQVLAAKEKHLAEIKRKLGITSLQEFKQNIAKGWQDVTATNAYKKTSETLSQAGQKASAAFSSVGSVITKKLEDVKLQAFSHSFSIRSIQHSISMPAMRNSPTFKSFEEKVENLKSKVGGAKPAGGDFGEVLNSTANATSTMTTEPPPEQTTESP
- the Tpd52 gene encoding tumor protein D52 isoform X3, producing MELYDDYQSPFDFDSGVNKSYLYLAPSGNTSPPGSPTQNVGLLKTEPVAEEGEDAVTMLSAPETLTEEEQEELRRELTKVEEEIQTLSQVLAAKEKHLAEIKRKLGITSLQEFKQNIAKGWQDVTATNAYKKTSETLSQAGQKASAAFSSVGSVITKKLEDVKLQAFSHSFSIRSIQHSISMPAMRNSPTFKSFEEKVENLKSKVGGAKPAGGDFGEVLNSTANATSTMTTEPPPEQTTESP
- the Tpd52 gene encoding tumor protein D52 isoform X6, with the protein product MDRGEQGLLKTEPVAEEGEDAVTMLSAPETLTEEEQEELRRELTKVEEEIQTLSQVLAAKEKHLAEIKRKLGITSLQEFKQNIAKGWQDVTATNAYKKTSETLSQAGQKASAAFSSVGSVITKKLEDVNIRSIQHSISMPAMRNSPTFKSFEEKVENLKSKVGGAKPAGGDFGEVLNSTANATSTMTTEPPPEQTTESP
- the Tpd52 gene encoding tumor protein D52 isoform X5 — its product is MDRGEQGLLKTEPVAEEGEDAVTMLSAPETLTEEEQEELRRELTKVEEEIQTLSQVLAAKEKHLAEIKRKLGITSLQEFKQNIAKGWQDVTATNAYKKTSETLSQAGQKASAAFSSVGSVITKKLEDVKLQAFSHSFSIRSIQHSISMPAMRNSPTFKSFEEKVENLKSKVGGAKPAGGDFGEVLNSTANATSTMTTEPPPEQTTESP
- the Tpd52 gene encoding tumor protein D52 isoform X7 — translated: MDRGEQGLLKTEPVAEEGEDAVTMLSAPETLTEEEQEELRRELTKVEEEIQTLSQVLAAKEKHLAEIKRKLGITSLQEFKQNIAKGWQDVTATNAYKKTSETLSQAGQKASAAFSSVGSVITKKLEDVKNSPTFKSFEEKVENLKSKVGGAKPAGGDFGEVLNSTANATSTMTTEPPPEQTTESP
- the Tpd52 gene encoding tumor protein D52 isoform X4, whose protein sequence is MPGVRTVSLRAAGRESRLELWRGSESVSEDFYLKTATSSGVTSVQGCSEKGLLKTEPVAEEGEDAVTMLSAPETLTEEEQEELRRELTKVEEEIQTLSQVLAAKEKHLAEIKRKLGITSLQEFKQNIAKGWQDVTATNAYKKTSETLSQAGQKASAAFSSVGSVITKKLEDVKNSPTFKSFEEKVENLKSKVGGAKPAGGDFGEVLNSTANATSTMTTEPPPEQTTESP